From Megalops cyprinoides isolate fMegCyp1 chromosome 18, fMegCyp1.pri, whole genome shotgun sequence, one genomic window encodes:
- the LOC118793554 gene encoding up-regulator of cell proliferation-like, translating to MKFTSSITETCLGELLHDLGLEHHLKKKLTLSRVLEIDGESVTDENIQSLKSLPWCFLRRLLMVNVTARSVSLLNTLHNQRSHCNMVNPLDLITALFFCSDGFLQQEMVLKMSMCQFSVPLLLPGNDEQQCTLMVWAMRDIVKKYRPHSLADPRGFVEESIVLANLPMVSFVRLGKSSLSKSHILNQVLSNPQQYHDTFVHHNMVCGDAPRRISNGLVEISWYLPCGNRNIDIFSEPVAIANLRGDITNFETQYSFLCRTSSAVFVFCDDFESNCMLLNSHHFNTRLFLISDSQSGSFNVDNFRRHVSSLQLQPDHIIMKHPQMNDAEFVDTMRAAIGNLLKQNPFKMSVEQMSAVAHEFGIPVDEDYVHCKTGKEKADAITTRISDIPSYKEKELPLQGNPWKELAKLEKEECRLKKAGKKDIEMYRNELCKQKQKLRAQQGAHDISDAMSCFISAMSSSEERSYFLKWMRINLDNLSRRNLSCLREKYKEQCQNSTENKERITELDRKISSCSLGTEHFIREMGQLYESACSLPENCASRQQMKDLPRLCAELLLEGFPLELVDGDASNIPMKWVTEVLNELHCLTKSKSKIRVVTVLGVQSTGKSTLLNTMFGVQFAVSSGRCTRGAFMLLIRVKDDFKDELRCDYIMVIDTEGLKSPELAQLDDSYEHDNELATLVVGLSDITIINIAMENSTEMKDILQIVVHAFLRMKEVGKKPCCHFVHQNVADVSAHEKNMRDRKILLQQLNEMTQAAAQMEKRGNNKNFTDVMDYVPERNTWYIPGLWHGNPPMAPVSAAYTEAVNVFKRSVIEMLKDHRSVKHLPQMFPQFLEWTRSLWAAVKYENFIFSFRNSLVADAYAKLCTEFNKWEWAFRKNMHTWLTQAETKVSNFNAESSFDAPDLLSDLINEAVLELANREKQILDNILEYYKRQEGHVYLVEKYKEDFVNTAKSIRRETENSVKNKIEAAVEIRKGMFRLETIKKNHTATMQQKVLKLIERYRQVKTPLTETQLEDEFGNMWNETVAELRFSGLERRNIVADIHRQLWANLERKGGSVQEMLSNVVKLDQCGIKPFKVDIDDEGIFKKYWHKIVGAEQKKRLQRMANYIISCSKQFVGETVEKKTDYHNTNIIDLLQMVDENLEKNRDLVTNTQFEASLKIHICGHAAREFQKMHEDFMRMNDPRHCLEQFKDHYCADFKDLFYETDQCQKKAEEFTYYCLAPAIGKYVEKSLGPDVVDEMLTGKKAKDFNTRVFFQFSVLSQLLSDGDFNNYLKYTCEYESFVEKWIFEKIVEQFSIEDGILKNMEQKRLNEIINKIKEAVVNEQRKAREKETGNFVEDRNIQQFIHNICSNLHNELVIPKDALEAVLALNSAKPEEFSQSLMTVIEEMEQALSAEFHRDVNVRAKLSGLPFKPQKELFRRVFGCGKQCPFCKAPCEAGGKSHTEHFASVHRPRGIGGYSKVASEKLVLDICSSCISSELTFCNSKTDGKFHPYKEYHAIYPDWCIQSDTSIQASDYWKYVLVQFHKEFCKEYSAKPADIPPDWTLIDKKKAMDSLRESFMI from the exons ATGAAGTTCACATCCTCAATTACAGAAACATGTCTGGGTGAACTGTTGCATGATTTGGGACTGGAGCATCACCTGAAGAAGAAACTAACACTGAGCAGAGTTCTGGAAATTGACGGAGAGTCTGTAACAGATGAAAACATTCAGTCTCTGAAATCCCTGCCGTGGTGTTTTTTGAGGAGGCTATTAATGGTGAATGTGACTGCTAGGAGTGTGAG CCTTCTGAACACTTTGCATAATCAACGGAGTCACTGCAATATGGTGAACCCCCTTGACCTCATCACAgccctttttttctgctcagatGGTTTTCTTCAGCAGGAGATGGTGCTGAAAATGTCCATGTGCCAGTTTTCTGTACCTCTGTTGCTCCCTGGAAATGATGAACAACAGTGCACTTTGATGGTTTGGGCCATGCGAGACATTGTGAAGAAGTACAGACCCCATTCTTTGGCAGACCCAAGAGGGTTTGTGGAGGAAAGTATTGTTCTGGCCAATCTCCCCATGGTTTCTTTTGTCAGACTGGGCAAAAGCAGTTTGTCCAAGTCTCATATTTTGAACCAAGTTCTCAGCAATCCTCAGCAGTACCATGACACCTTTGTTCACCACAACATGGTATGCGGAGACGCCCCTAGGAGAATCTCCAATGGACTGGTGGAGATTAGCTGGTATCTGCCCTGTGGTAACAGAAACATTGACATCTTTTCTGAACCTGTGGCTATAGCTAATCTCCGTGGTGACATCACTAACTTTGAAACTCAGTACTCATTCCTGTGCCGAACATcctcagctgtgtttgtgttttgtgatgaTTTTGAGTCCAACTGCATGTTACTAAACTCCCATCATTTTAACACTCGTTTGTTCCTGATAAGCGATTCACAAAGCGGATCCTTCAATGTGGACAATTTCAGAAGACATGTCTCCAGTCTCCAGCTTCAGCCTGATCACATCATCATGAAGCATCCACAGATGAATGATGCAGAATTTGTTGATACAATGCGTGCAGCAATTGGTAACCTTCTGAAGCAAAATCCATTCAAAATGAGTGTTGAACAGATGTCTGCTGTTGCACATGAGTTTGGGATTCCTGTGGATGAAGATTATGTCCACTGTAAGACTGGCAAAGAGAAGGCAGATGCAATCACAACAAGAATATCTGACATACCAAGCTACAAGGAGAAGGAGCTGCCCTTACAAGGGAATCCCTGGAAAGAGCTGGCTAAACTGGAAAAGGAAGAATGCAGGTTGAAGAAAGCAGGCAAGAAAGATATTGAAATGTACAGGAATGAGCTTtgtaaacagaaacagaagctcAGGGCACAACAGGGTGCTCATGATATTTCAGATGCTATGTCCTGCTTCATCTCAGCAATGTCCAGCTCAGAAGAGCGCTCCTATTTCCTCAAGTGGATGAGGATCAATCTGGATAACCTGTCTCGGAGAAACTTGTCATGCCTCCGGGAGAAGTACAAAGAACAGTGTCAGAattccacagaaaacaaagagcgCATCACAGAGCTGGATAGGAAAATTTCCAGTTGCTCGTTAGGGACGGAGCACTTCATACGGGAAATGGGGCAGCTGTACGAGTCAGCCTGTTCACTTCCTGAAAATTGTGCCTCTCGTCAGCAGATGAAGGACCTCCCACGACTGTGTGCTGAATTGTTGCTGGAAGGTTTTCCATTGGAGCTGGTGGATGGAGATGCATCCAACATTCCCATGAAGTGGGTGACAGAGGTTCTAAATGAACTCCATTGTCTGACAAAGTCTAAAAGTAAGATCCGGGTGGTAACTGTGCTTGGGGTCCAGAGCACTGGGAAATCAACCCTCCTCAACACCATGTTTGGGGTGCAGTTTGCTGTCAGCAGTGGCAGGTGCACAAGAGGTGCCTTTATGCTGCTCATCAGAGTCAAAGACGATTTTAAAGATGAGCTTAGATGTGACTACATCATGGTCATCGACACAGAAGGGTTGAAGTCACCAGAACTTGCTCAGCTGGATGACAGTTATGAGCATGATAACGAACTGGCAACTCTGGTGGTGGGActgagtgacatcacaatcatCAACATCGCCATGGAGAACTCCACAGAGATGAAAGACATTCTGCAGATCGTGGTGCATGCCTTTCTGCGCATGAAGGAAGTGGGCAAAAAACCCTGTTGCCATTTTGTGCACCAGAATGTGGCTGATGTTTCTGCCCATGAAAAGAACATGAGGGACAGGAAGATTCTCCTGCAGCAGTTGAATGAAATGACCCAAGCAGCTGCTCAGATGGAAAAGAGAggcaacaacaaaaatttcaCTGATGTCATGGATTATGTTCCGGAGCGAAACACCTGGTACATCCCTGGACTCTGGCATGGAAACCCACCCATGGCACCAGTCAGTGCTGCCTACACTGAGGCAGTGAATGTGTTCAAGAGGAGTGTGATTGAGATGTTAAAGGATCACAGATCTGTGAAGCATTTACCACAAATGTTCCCACAGTTCCTAGAGTGGACTAGGAGCTTATGGGCAGCAGTGAAGTATGAGAACTTCATCTTCAGCTTCCGCAACAGTCTTGTGGCTGATGCCTATGCCAAGCTCTGTACAGAGTTCAACAAGTGGGAGTGGGCCTTCCGGAAGAACATGCACACTTGGTTGACACAAGCTGAGACAAAAGTGTCAAACTTTAATGCAGAGTCATCCTTTGATGCACCTGATTTACTCAGTGATTTGATAAATGAGGCTGTGCTGGAATTGGCTAACAGGGAAAAGCAGATTTTAGACAACATTCTCGAATACTACAAGAGACAGGAAGGACACGTCTACTTGGTAGAAAAATACAAGGAGGACTTTGTCAACACAGCAAAAAGCatcaggagagagacagagaactcTGTCAAAAACAAGATTGAGGCGGCAGTGGAAATTAGAAAGGGTATGTTCAGGTTAGAGACCATCAAGAAAAATCACACAGCCACTATGCAGCAAAAGGTGCTGAAGTTGATTGAGAGATATCGACAAGTAAAAACTCCCTTGACAGAGACGCAGCTGGAGGATGAATTTGGAAACATGTGGAATGAGACGGTGGCAGAGCTACGCTTCTCTGGGCTAGAGAGACGAAATATTGTTGCTGATATCCACCGCCAGCTGTGGGCTAACttggagaggaaggggggttCCGTACAAGAAATGTTATCCAATGTGGTCAAATTGGATCAGTGTGGAATAAAGCCCTTTAAAGTGGACATTGATGATGAGGGCATTTTCAAGAAGTACTGGCACAAAATAGTTGGCGCTGAGCAGAAAAAGAGGTTACAAAGGATGGCTAACTACATCATTTCCTGTAGTAAGCAGTTTGTGGGTgagactgtggaaaaaaaaactgattatcACAACACAAACATCATAGACTTGCTTCAGATGGTAGATGAGAACCTGGAAAAGAATAGGGATCTGGTAACCAATACCCAATTTGAGGCCTCTCTGAAGATACACATCTGTGGCCATGCTGCACGGGAGTTTCAGAAAATGCATGAGGATTTTATGCGTATGAATGATCCCCGGCATTGCCTGGAGCAATTCAAGGATCACTACTGTGCTGATTTCAAAGACCTTTTCTATGAAACAGACCAGTGTCAGAAGAAGGCTGAGGAATTCACCTACTACTGCCTTGCACCTGCCATCGGGAAATATGTCGAAAAATCTCTGGGCCCTGATGTGGTGGACGAAATGTTGACAGGGAAGAAAGCCAAGGATTTCAACACTCgggtttttttccagttctccGTTCTCAGCCAGCTGCTCTCAGATGGTGATTTCAATAACTATTTAAAGTACACATGTGAATATGAGTCTTTTGTGGAGAAGTGGATATTTGAGAAAATAGTAGAACAGTTCTCAATCGAAGATGGGATTCTCAAGAACATGGAGCAAAAGCGCCTGAATGAGATAATCAACAAGATAAAGGAAGCTGTTGTAAATGAGCAGAGGAAGgctagagaaaaagaaacaggaaatttTGTGGAGGACAGGAACATTCAGCAGTTCATTCACAACATCTGTAGCAATCTGCACAACGAGCTTGTCATTCCCAAAGATGCACTAGAGGCAGTATTAGCCTTAAACAGTGCCAAGCCAGAGGAGTTTTCCCAGTCTCTAATGACAGTTATAGAGGAGATGGAGCAGGCCCTTAGTGCCGAGTTTCACAGAGATGTGAATGTGAGAGCCAAGCTGAGCGGACTGCCCTTTAAGCCACAGAAGGAGCTCTTCCGCAGAGTGTTTGGCTGTGGGAAGCAGTGCCCCTTTTGCAAGGCTCCTTGTGAGGCTGGTGGTAAGAGTCACACCGAGCACTTTGCTTCCGTTCACCGTCCTAGAGGGATTGGGGGGTACTCAAAGGTGGCCTCTGAGAAATTAGTGCTTGATATCTGCTCCTCTTGCATCTCGAGTGAGCTCACATTCTGCAACAGTAAAACAGATGGCAAATTCCATCCTTATAAGGAATATCATGCCATTTACCCTGATTGGTGCATCCAGTCTGACACCAGCATCCAGGCCTCAGACTACTGGAAGTATGTACTTGTTCAGTTTCACAAAGAGTTTTGCAAGGAGTATAGCGCAAAGCCTGCTGACATTCCCCCTGACTGGACATtaatagacaaaaaaaaagcaatggacAGTTTGAGGGAATCTTTCATGATCTAA
- the cabp2a gene encoding calcium-binding protein 2a isoform X2: MGNCAKPSMRNKMKKDRDLRPEEIEELKEAFVEFDKDKDGFINCKDLGECMRTMGYMPTEMELIELSQQISGGKIDFEDFVELMGPKMLAETADMIGVKELRDAFKEFDSNGDGQISLTELREAMKKLMGEQLNPREIDEILRDVDLNGDGLVDFEEFVRMMSR; encoded by the exons ATGGGAAATTGTGCCAAACCATCaatgagaaacaaaatgaaaaag GACAGAGATCTGCGTCCAGAGGAAATTGAAG agTTGAAGGAAGCTTTCGTGGAGTTTGATAAAGACAAGGACGGCTTCATCAACTGCAAAGACCTGGGAGAATGCATGAGGACCATGGGATACATGCCAACAGAGATGGAGCTCATCGAGCTCAGCCAGCAGATCA GTGGTGGCAAAATTGATTTTGAGGACTTTGTGGAGCTAATGGGCCCCAAGATGTTGGCCGAGACAGCGGACATGATTGGAGTGAAGGAGCTAAGAGATGCCTTCAAAGAG TTCGACTCAAACGGTGACGGTCAGATCAGCCtcacagagctcagagaggcCATGAAGAAGCTGATGGGAGAACAGCTGAACCCTCGAGAGATCGACGAAATTCTGAGGGACGTGGACCTCAACGGGGACGGGCTGGTGGACTTTGAGG AGTTCGTCCGCATGATGTCCCGCTGA